Proteins from one Bacteroides zhangwenhongii genomic window:
- a CDS encoding RagB/SusD family nutrient uptake outer membrane protein yields the protein MKNIIYIAGLAMLTFSSCDFLETDIYGSLDEKNLYHDEVSCMAGLTGIYDKLGAEGTYACNLWGDLDAGTDILVYNREYGKDYIQVSNYNFNNTDSKIERAWQDLYEGINRANDYIAAISIRTDEECGGEQMKSMFIGEAKALRALFYMNLVAFWGDVPLRLEVVRDLSHQQLKKSSQTEIYKQIIQDLLDAEKVCRPADELNAPGRISKTTVQALLARAYMWQAGYPVEADTWEEALTWAREVKKSNLHQLYKEEDGVNGYRAMFINMCSNKYDLTYRESMFEVEFYGNGLDKTNETGRVGLYLGISQGNLTDPDYPFAYAWYDGTRILFKMYEEKDTRKWWNFGDYKYETVNNKVRKVMYTEQEKKNKTDGNPGKWRAEYDPIRPWARNCSSINFPIMRYADVLLMIAECANEFEGGPTQEAIDAVNEVRSRAGVDKVSLSDFSGQEEFREFIREERTRELCFEVPRHMELRRWGKQYYLDRIRMLKDQSIDEHGSTIGYSLSSVKAVPGINIADKHLYLPIPQAELNTNPTCGQNENW from the coding sequence ATGAAAAATATAATTTATATAGCCGGTTTGGCAATGTTGACCTTTTCATCCTGTGATTTTCTGGAAACGGATATATACGGTAGTTTGGATGAGAAGAACCTTTACCATGATGAAGTCAGTTGTATGGCAGGACTGACAGGTATTTACGATAAACTCGGTGCGGAAGGAACTTATGCCTGCAATCTTTGGGGAGACCTGGACGCCGGAACGGATATATTGGTCTACAACCGTGAGTATGGCAAGGATTACATACAAGTGTCCAATTATAATTTTAATAATACCGATTCTAAAATAGAGCGTGCATGGCAGGATTTATATGAAGGAATCAATCGTGCCAACGATTATATTGCCGCTATTTCTATTCGTACGGATGAAGAGTGTGGTGGAGAGCAAATGAAGTCTATGTTTATTGGTGAAGCAAAAGCATTGAGAGCTCTTTTCTATATGAATCTGGTCGCTTTTTGGGGAGATGTGCCGTTGCGGCTTGAAGTTGTGCGTGATTTATCTCATCAGCAACTGAAAAAGTCTTCGCAAACGGAAATTTATAAGCAAATCATTCAAGATTTGCTGGATGCGGAGAAGGTATGCCGTCCTGCTGATGAATTGAATGCTCCGGGACGTATCTCGAAGACTACCGTACAAGCTTTATTGGCACGTGCTTATATGTGGCAGGCCGGTTATCCGGTAGAAGCTGATACTTGGGAGGAGGCTTTGACATGGGCACGTGAGGTAAAGAAAAGCAATTTGCATCAACTTTATAAGGAGGAAGATGGTGTGAACGGTTACCGGGCTATGTTTATCAATATGTGTTCGAATAAGTATGATTTGACTTACCGGGAAAGTATGTTTGAAGTGGAATTCTATGGCAACGGGCTGGATAAAACGAACGAAACCGGACGTGTCGGTTTGTATTTGGGAATCAGTCAGGGGAATCTGACCGATCCGGACTATCCTTTTGCTTATGCCTGGTATGATGGTACACGAATCCTTTTCAAGATGTATGAAGAGAAGGATACGCGTAAATGGTGGAATTTCGGTGATTATAAATATGAAACGGTAAATAATAAGGTAAGGAAAGTGATGTACACTGAACAAGAAAAGAAGAATAAGACAGATGGTAATCCGGGAAAATGGAGGGCGGAATATGATCCTATCCGTCCGTGGGCACGTAATTGTTCTTCCATCAATTTTCCTATCATGCGTTATGCGGATGTCTTATTGATGATTGCCGAGTGTGCCAATGAATTTGAAGGAGGACCTACACAAGAGGCTATTGATGCAGTGAATGAGGTGCGTAGTCGTGCCGGAGTGGATAAAGTCAGTTTAAGTGATTTCTCAGGACAAGAAGAGTTCAGGGAGTTCATTCGCGAGGAGCGTACTAGAGAGCTTTGTTTTGAAGTACCACGCCACATGGAGTTGCGCCGATGGGGAAAACAGTATTATCTTGACCGTATCCGGATGTTGAAAGATCAGTCTATAGATGAGCATGGGAGTACAATCGGTTATAGTCTGTCCAGTGTGAAGGCGGTGCCGGGTATCAATATTGCGGACAAACATTTGTATCTGCCTATACCGCAGGCTGAATTGAATACAAATCCCACTTGTGGGCAGAATGAAAACTGGTAA
- a CDS encoding SusC/RagA family TonB-linked outer membrane protein, whose protein sequence is MKNGQLSKRISLLLLMLCSFTFSYAQISVSGKVIDEANEPVIGANVMLKGGKTGTITDVNGMFKISVPKQSSVLVVSFIGYATKEVTVGNKKTLNIVLKEDGITLDEVVAVGYATVKKSDLTGSVAKVDMGELNKSQVLSFDQALGGRVAGVQVVTSDGQPGAEANIVIRGSNTISDTSDGTPLYVIDGFATEDANPAALNPNDIESIDVLKDASATAIYGARGANGVIIITTKRGMESAPRVTYDGYITYQAKPDFLNLLGGQEFVALQQEILSSSEMAKTYYRYDEALGRNRVLGDYANLPSTDWQDEVFRAAPMTNHHLSLVGGTKNTKYSSSISYYNQQGIIVNSSYESLKARMTLDQQISKKVKAGVTFNFSNNTSKGSAPSQGGGGSTQYFLYQVLAYRPIFYSDSEDAEDKLLQDNPNYPYNPVKTIENTYSKTRSRQLSMNAYLNWDIAKNLTFRATFAYNWRTDRSETFNNADTYWGDPRYSAKHSNGNFSYREWDGWSNEYTLTYRKKFRGHNITALLGGSLNSRTTSVLGASSSMVPWDALGFWGISNGTPDKLNSTNFDDKMASYFARFNYDWKSRYLLTATIRADGTSRFPYHKWGYFPSGSFGWRISEEAFMEPTRKWLSNLKLRAGWGATGNCNTYRNYPSQLLYSGDQNYAFNNSIENPAIYISQMPNKEMKWETTYQTNIGLDFGLFNNRISGEIDIYNKETKDLLLNADVPLSIGFDKIQQNIGSIRNRGLEISLNTVNFAGERGRFKWTTNFNISFNKSKITGLSGDQDFLVSGIQYPTIDNLYIARVGHPLSEMYGYVYDGVYQYEDFNEVSPGVFVLKNGIPNNTQERNTIQPGDMKLRDINGDGKVTAEDQTVIGHGLPIHTGGFTNNFSYKGFDLSIFFQWSYGNDVINYNRAKLEDLRGQHTNQLASAMNHWTPRVDNGDGTYTEGNYTNYLCAVNRNLTNLNTSRVVEDASFLRLKNVQLGYNFPVKLIKRIGISSLRLYVSGQNLWTWTKYTGYDPEVSTRNSALTRGFDYSAYPKTTSYTFGIKLGL, encoded by the coding sequence ATGAAAAATGGACAATTATCGAAGCGTATTAGCTTATTGTTGCTAATGCTTTGCTCGTTCACCTTTAGCTATGCACAGATATCTGTTAGCGGCAAGGTGATAGATGAGGCTAATGAGCCTGTCATTGGAGCAAATGTGATGTTAAAAGGAGGGAAGACGGGAACGATTACAGATGTGAACGGTATGTTTAAAATCTCTGTTCCGAAACAATCTTCCGTACTTGTAGTTTCGTTTATCGGTTATGCGACTAAGGAAGTAACCGTAGGAAACAAGAAAACACTGAATATCGTATTGAAGGAAGATGGGATTACTTTGGATGAAGTGGTGGCTGTAGGATATGCTACAGTGAAAAAAAGTGATCTGACGGGATCTGTTGCCAAAGTGGATATGGGTGAACTGAACAAAAGCCAGGTTTTGTCTTTTGACCAGGCTTTAGGAGGTCGGGTAGCCGGTGTGCAAGTGGTTACCAGTGACGGACAGCCGGGCGCGGAAGCGAACATTGTGATTCGAGGTAGTAATACGATCTCTGACACGTCGGATGGTACTCCTTTGTACGTAATTGACGGATTTGCTACCGAAGACGCCAATCCGGCTGCATTGAATCCCAATGATATAGAGTCGATAGATGTATTGAAGGATGCATCCGCCACTGCTATTTATGGTGCGCGTGGAGCAAACGGAGTGATTATTATCACAACTAAACGGGGTATGGAAAGTGCTCCACGTGTTACTTATGACGGCTATATTACATATCAGGCAAAACCGGATTTCCTGAATTTGCTGGGAGGACAGGAGTTTGTCGCTTTACAGCAGGAAATACTGAGCTCTTCGGAGATGGCAAAGACTTATTACAGATATGATGAGGCATTGGGACGTAACCGGGTATTGGGAGACTATGCAAATCTTCCTTCAACTGATTGGCAAGATGAAGTGTTCCGTGCTGCTCCGATGACCAACCATCATTTGTCACTGGTAGGAGGAACGAAAAATACCAAATATAGTTCCAGCATTTCTTACTATAATCAGCAGGGAATTATAGTTAACTCGTCTTATGAGAGTTTGAAAGCACGCATGACACTTGACCAGCAGATATCTAAGAAAGTAAAGGCTGGGGTCACGTTTAATTTCTCTAATAATACCTCCAAGGGATCTGCTCCTTCGCAAGGAGGGGGAGGTTCAACTCAGTACTTCCTATATCAGGTGTTGGCCTATCGCCCTATTTTTTATTCGGATTCAGAAGATGCGGAGGATAAATTGTTGCAGGACAATCCGAATTATCCATATAATCCGGTCAAGACTATTGAGAATACCTACTCAAAAACACGTAGCCGTCAGTTGAGTATGAATGCTTATTTGAATTGGGATATTGCTAAGAACCTGACTTTCAGGGCAACGTTTGCTTATAATTGGCGTACGGACCGCAGTGAGACTTTTAATAATGCGGATACTTATTGGGGAGATCCGCGTTATTCAGCCAAACATTCAAACGGTAACTTTAGTTATCGGGAATGGGACGGTTGGTCTAATGAATATACTTTGACTTATCGGAAGAAGTTCCGGGGACATAATATTACTGCCTTGCTGGGAGGTTCATTGAACAGCCGTACGACTTCCGTGTTGGGAGCCAGTTCTTCTATGGTACCTTGGGATGCGCTTGGCTTTTGGGGAATTTCTAACGGTACGCCTGATAAGCTGAACTCTACTAACTTTGATGATAAGATGGCCTCTTATTTTGCGCGTTTCAACTATGACTGGAAATCACGTTACTTGTTGACTGCCACTATCCGTGCCGACGGAACATCTCGTTTCCCTTATCATAAGTGGGGCTATTTCCCTTCCGGTTCGTTCGGATGGCGTATTTCAGAAGAAGCATTTATGGAGCCGACTCGTAAATGGTTGTCTAACTTGAAACTGAGAGCCGGATGGGGAGCTACCGGTAATTGTAATACTTATCGTAATTATCCGTCACAGTTATTATATTCGGGAGACCAAAATTATGCGTTTAATAACTCGATAGAGAATCCGGCTATATATATTTCTCAAATGCCGAATAAAGAAATGAAATGGGAGACAACTTACCAGACAAATATAGGGCTTGATTTTGGCTTGTTCAATAATCGTATCAGTGGTGAGATTGACATTTATAATAAAGAGACTAAGGATTTGCTTCTGAATGCGGATGTTCCTTTGTCCATTGGTTTTGATAAAATACAGCAAAACATAGGAAGTATCCGTAACCGTGGGTTGGAAATATCTCTTAATACTGTAAACTTTGCCGGAGAAAGAGGACGTTTTAAATGGACTACCAATTTCAATATATCTTTCAATAAGAGCAAGATTACGGGGCTTTCAGGAGATCAGGATTTTCTGGTATCGGGCATTCAATATCCTACTATTGATAATTTGTATATTGCCCGTGTGGGACATCCGCTCTCGGAAATGTATGGTTATGTGTATGATGGCGTTTATCAGTATGAAGATTTCAATGAAGTGTCTCCGGGAGTCTTTGTTTTGAAAAATGGTATCCCTAATAATACACAGGAACGTAATACGATACAGCCGGGAGATATGAAGCTGCGTGATATTAATGGAGATGGTAAGGTGACGGCGGAAGACCAGACTGTGATCGGACATGGTTTGCCTATCCATACCGGAGGTTTTACAAATAACTTCTCTTATAAGGGATTTGATTTAAGCATATTCTTTCAATGGTCGTACGGTAATGATGTGATTAACTATAACCGTGCCAAACTGGAGGATTTGCGCGGACAGCATACTAATCAACTGGCTTCGGCTATGAATCACTGGACGCCTAGAGTGGATAATGGTGATGGAACATATACGGAGGGTAATTATACCAATTATTTGTGTGCGGTCAATCGTAATCTTACCAATCTGAATACTAGCCGGGTGGTGGAAGATGCGTCTTTCCTACGCCTGAAGAATGTACAATTGGGGTATAATTTTCCGGTGAAACTGATCAAACGTATAGGAATTAGCTCATTACGGTTATATGTCAGTGGGCAGAATCTATGGACTTGGACTAAATACACCGGATATGATCCGGAAGTATCTACTCGTAACTCTGCTTTGACGCGTGGGTTTGATTATTCTGCTTATCCGAAAACTACGTCTTATACGTTCGGCATAAAGCTTGGTTTGTAA
- a CDS encoding glycoside hydrolase family 88 protein: protein MIVLMMTGCTSKNTTVGDIVADNITNAVSQYSLMTDQIEKSGHILNPRTLDENGEVVYVPYDDWTSGFFPGSLWYMYQLTGDDKWEKLAEKYTEALDSVQYLTWHHDVGFMAGCSYLNGMRFADKDYRSVIMQSAQSLSTRFRPNAGVIQSWDADKGWQAERGWKCPVIVDNMMNLELLFEATRLSGDSTYYNIAVSHADRTLKNHFRADYSSYHVVDYDPETGMVRGKQTAQGYADESAWARGQAWAIYGYTVCYRYTRKPEYWEQASNIYDFIFTNKNMPSDLIPFWDYDALNIPNEPRDVSAAAITASALYELSTYLPNPKYKKTADKILAALTTSAYRAKVGENGHFILMHSVGSIPHEAEIDVPLNYTDYYFLEALSRKRDLEKNTNSETVN from the coding sequence ATGATTGTCCTGATGATGACAGGATGCACTTCGAAGAACACGACTGTTGGTGATATAGTCGCTGATAACATAACGAATGCGGTATCGCAATACTCGTTAATGACAGATCAGATAGAAAAGAGCGGCCATATCTTAAATCCGAGAACATTGGATGAAAATGGTGAGGTGGTTTATGTCCCTTATGATGATTGGACAAGTGGATTTTTCCCAGGTAGTTTGTGGTATATGTATCAATTGACAGGAGATGATAAATGGGAGAAACTGGCGGAGAAGTATACTGAGGCCTTAGACTCTGTACAATATCTTACCTGGCATCATGATGTAGGATTTATGGCAGGATGCAGCTACCTTAACGGAATGCGTTTTGCAGATAAGGATTATCGTTCCGTAATCATGCAGTCGGCGCAATCGCTTTCTACTCGTTTTCGTCCGAACGCAGGTGTTATCCAGTCGTGGGATGCGGACAAAGGCTGGCAAGCGGAAAGGGGATGGAAATGTCCGGTGATTGTAGATAATATGATGAATCTGGAGTTGCTTTTTGAGGCTACACGTTTGTCCGGTGATTCTACCTATTATAATATAGCGGTCAGCCATGCCGACCGGACATTAAAAAATCACTTTCGTGCAGACTATAGTAGTTATCATGTGGTAGATTATGATCCGGAAACCGGTATGGTACGTGGCAAACAGACCGCACAAGGTTATGCGGATGAATCGGCATGGGCACGTGGACAGGCATGGGCTATTTATGGATACACCGTTTGTTATCGTTATACGAGAAAACCGGAATATTGGGAACAGGCTTCCAACATTTATGATTTCATTTTTACTAATAAGAATATGCCGTCGGACTTGATTCCGTTTTGGGATTATGATGCATTGAATATTCCTAATGAACCCCGGGATGTTTCGGCGGCCGCCATAACGGCTTCGGCTCTTTATGAATTGAGCACTTATCTGCCTAATCCTAAATATAAGAAGACTGCCGATAAGATACTTGCCGCGTTAACTACATCTGCTTATCGGGCAAAAGTAGGAGAGAACGGTCATTTTATTTTGATGCATTCCGTAGGAAGTATCCCGCATGAAGCGGAAATAGATGTTCCGTTGAATTATACGGATTATTATTTTCTGGAGGCTTTGAGCCGTAAACGTGATTTAGAGAAGAATACCAATTCAGAAACAGTTAATTAA
- a CDS encoding hybrid sensor histidine kinase/response regulator transcription factor yields MIKRHLLFICFLIVCIIKGQAQDITFGHLTTNEGLSNNAVMTMYQDERRFIWIGTRNGANLYNGNEFKVYKFRKNSSNSLIYNNINHITGNKKGEVYFMTPKGISALNIRKDTFTTLIQKEIRAMFYHEQLYAAHSNSIYIYDGKQFSLYYELPQKSKITALHVNDNQILIGTENQGLFSLDRHHQLSHPISKGNISTIFQDSSGKYWIGSWEEGLFMMNGETISNFRHEEQNPSSISSNFIRCCSEDKQGNLWIGTFNGLNMFHPSSQTFTRYQKRENGLSHSSVWSILCDHQGSIWVGTYFGGVNYFNPESQIYHQYQAAKTESEGLSSPIVGRITEDSQHNLWIGTEGGGLNKYDPKSRKFEWFRYSKLPGSLSHNNVKALYYDPLREVIWIGTHLGGLNKMDLKTKKFTQYFHNENDPESLPSNIIRDIIPYKEQLIIASHAGVCIFNPETGKVKRLFQTLPYKITYAAGIFIDHRGTLWICGGGNGVYSYQFDNQKITNYKHNHALEHGLSSNSINRIYEDSQHRLWLCSNESGIDLYRYDTDDFINFDREKNELASDCVNDVCELSPGKLLFTTDVGFSILDYQTQRFKNYDHENGVPLSAINERSLYKSQQGEIFIGGIDGMISFKEKDINYIPKGYTIAPFRLIVNGQDVNVDDDSGILKEDLSITRKLVLKSSQSMFSIEYAISNYIPAAKNEMEYFLEGFSETWTTTRGQNTITYTNLSPGKYTLLVRIKNNQSQIPESRLEIVILPPFYLTIWAYLFYFIIIVGVLYYLIRTYNNRIKLQESLKYEKKRTEDIERLNQAKLRFFTNISHEFRTPLTLIIGQMEMLLQVRSFAPTVYNKILGAYKNSLQLRELITELLDFRKQEQGYMTIKVSEHNIVDFLYENYLLFQEYALQRQISFNFRKTNDSINVWYDAKQLQKVMNNLISNAFKHTKEGGEISVSVRKGNREVIIEVTDNGTGIAAEDINKVFNRFYQTDQIESLSYTGTGIGLSLTKGIVELHHGTIDVYSEPGEETTFSVHIKTGNEHFTPEQFSKRQEESQLALENNIPLQELQEQLLNEQEVMSNENIERSKEARILIVEDNDSLREMLVKIFESFYVVSIAANGREGWEKIQSEQPAIVLSDVVMPEMSGTELCKLIKENIETCHIPVVLLTARTAIEHNLEGLRLGADDYITKPFNINILLSRCNNLVNNRIILQEKFSKQPQATPQILATNAMDKELVDRAMKVIESHIDNVEFNVDILARETGIARTKLFTKLKAITGQTPYEFILTIRLKRAAIMLKENLELNISEISDRLGFSSPRQFSKCFKEKYRVVPQTYRKGENADNEEE; encoded by the coding sequence ATAATCAAAAGACACCTCCTTTTTATCTGTTTTCTTATTGTCTGCATCATAAAAGGACAAGCTCAAGATATTACCTTCGGTCATCTGACCACCAATGAAGGACTTTCCAATAATGCGGTCATGACGATGTACCAAGACGAACGGAGATTTATATGGATCGGAACTAGAAATGGAGCCAATCTCTATAACGGAAATGAATTTAAAGTATATAAATTCCGAAAGAACAGTTCCAATAGTTTAATTTACAATAATATCAATCATATTACCGGAAATAAAAAGGGGGAAGTTTACTTCATGACGCCCAAAGGAATATCCGCTCTCAATATCAGAAAAGACACATTTACAACATTAATACAAAAAGAAATACGGGCTATGTTCTATCATGAACAATTATATGCAGCCCACAGTAACAGTATCTATATATACGATGGCAAACAATTCAGCCTTTATTATGAATTGCCTCAGAAAAGCAAAATTACAGCACTGCACGTCAACGACAATCAAATCTTGATCGGCACGGAAAATCAGGGTTTGTTCAGTTTGGACCGCCACCACCAATTATCTCATCCCATTTCCAAGGGGAATATCTCAACCATTTTTCAAGACTCGTCCGGAAAATACTGGATCGGAAGCTGGGAAGAAGGTCTTTTCATGATGAATGGAGAAACAATCAGCAATTTCCGGCACGAAGAGCAAAACCCGTCCAGCATCAGTTCCAATTTTATCCGTTGTTGCAGTGAAGACAAACAGGGTAATTTATGGATAGGAACCTTTAATGGCCTTAATATGTTCCACCCTTCCAGCCAGACATTCACACGTTACCAGAAACGTGAGAACGGCTTGAGCCATTCGTCCGTCTGGAGCATTCTCTGTGACCATCAAGGAAGTATATGGGTAGGGACTTATTTTGGCGGAGTAAATTACTTCAATCCGGAAAGTCAGATCTATCATCAATATCAAGCAGCAAAAACAGAGAGTGAAGGATTGAGCTCTCCTATCGTGGGGCGTATCACGGAAGACAGTCAGCACAACCTATGGATAGGGACCGAAGGCGGAGGATTAAATAAGTACGACCCGAAAAGCAGAAAATTCGAATGGTTCAGATACAGCAAGCTACCCGGCAGTCTCTCACACAACAATGTGAAAGCACTTTATTATGATCCGCTACGTGAAGTTATCTGGATAGGAACTCATCTGGGCGGACTAAATAAGATGGATCTGAAAACAAAGAAATTCACTCAATATTTCCATAATGAAAATGATCCGGAGTCACTTCCTTCCAATATCATCAGAGATATTATTCCCTATAAGGAGCAGTTAATAATCGCCAGCCATGCGGGAGTTTGCATTTTCAATCCGGAAACCGGCAAAGTAAAACGATTATTCCAGACATTACCTTATAAAATAACGTATGCCGCTGGAATATTTATCGACCATCGCGGAACATTATGGATTTGCGGAGGTGGCAATGGTGTATATTCTTATCAATTTGACAACCAGAAGATAACAAACTACAAACATAATCATGCACTGGAACATGGCCTTAGCAGCAATAGTATCAACCGGATTTACGAAGACAGCCAGCACAGACTATGGCTATGCAGCAATGAAAGCGGTATAGACCTTTACCGATATGACACGGACGACTTTATAAACTTTGATAGAGAAAAGAATGAACTGGCAAGCGACTGCGTGAATGATGTATGTGAATTATCACCCGGCAAACTTCTTTTTACTACGGATGTCGGTTTTTCCATCTTAGATTATCAGACACAGAGATTCAAAAATTACGATCATGAAAACGGCGTTCCGCTATCTGCCATCAATGAACGTTCATTATATAAATCACAACAAGGAGAAATCTTTATAGGAGGAATCGACGGCATGATTTCTTTCAAGGAAAAAGATATCAATTATATTCCTAAAGGCTATACCATTGCTCCGTTTCGTCTTATTGTCAACGGGCAAGATGTAAATGTAGATGATGATAGCGGCATTTTAAAGGAAGACTTGAGTATAACCCGAAAACTTGTACTCAAATCCAGCCAATCCATGTTCAGCATCGAATATGCAATTTCAAATTATATCCCCGCCGCTAAAAATGAGATGGAATATTTTTTGGAAGGTTTTTCTGAGACATGGACTACCACCCGGGGGCAAAATACCATTACTTATACCAATCTGAGTCCCGGGAAGTACACTCTATTGGTACGTATCAAAAACAACCAGTCACAAATACCGGAAAGTCGGCTGGAAATTGTAATACTTCCTCCATTCTACCTGACCATTTGGGCATATCTGTTCTATTTTATTATTATTGTCGGTGTACTCTATTACCTGATCCGCACCTACAACAACCGCATCAAGCTACAAGAATCCTTAAAATACGAAAAAAAACGCACCGAGGATATAGAGCGGCTTAATCAGGCAAAGCTACGCTTTTTCACTAATATCTCACATGAATTCCGTACTCCATTGACATTGATTATCGGCCAGATGGAAATGTTGCTGCAAGTCCGTTCATTTGCACCGACAGTCTACAACAAAATACTGGGTGCTTATAAAAACAGCCTGCAATTGCGGGAATTAATCACCGAACTTCTTGACTTCCGTAAACAAGAACAAGGGTATATGACAATTAAAGTGAGTGAACACAATATTGTAGATTTCCTTTATGAAAACTACCTCCTTTTTCAAGAATACGCCTTGCAACGCCAGATTTCTTTCAACTTCCGAAAAACAAATGATTCCATCAATGTATGGTATGACGCCAAACAGCTACAAAAGGTTATGAACAATTTGATATCAAACGCATTCAAACACACCAAAGAAGGAGGTGAAATCAGCGTTTCAGTACGTAAAGGTAACCGGGAGGTTATTATCGAAGTAACAGATAACGGTACCGGTATTGCTGCGGAAGATATCAATAAGGTATTCAATCGTTTTTATCAAACCGATCAAATAGAGTCATTATCGTACACAGGCACGGGGATAGGCTTATCCTTGACTAAGGGCATTGTTGAATTACATCATGGTACTATCGACGTATACAGTGAACCGGGAGAAGAAACGACTTTCAGCGTTCATATCAAAACCGGAAATGAACACTTTACACCTGAACAGTTCAGCAAACGACAAGAAGAATCGCAACTGGCTTTAGAAAATAATATTCCTCTTCAGGAACTCCAAGAACAGTTGTTGAACGAGCAGGAGGTCATGAGCAACGAAAACATTGAGAGAAGCAAAGAGGCCCGCATACTCATTGTAGAAGACAACGATTCTCTACGGGAAATGCTCGTTAAGATATTCGAGTCGTTTTATGTTGTCAGCATAGCCGCCAACGGACGTGAAGGATGGGAAAAAATACAATCTGAACAGCCCGCTATTGTGTTAAGCGATGTTGTAATGCCGGAAATGTCGGGAACGGAACTTTGTAAACTAATCAAAGAAAACATAGAAACCTGCCATATCCCTGTGGTATTGCTCACCGCACGAACAGCAATAGAACACAACCTAGAGGGTTTACGTTTGGGAGCCGATGACTATATCACCAAGCCGTTTAATATCAATATCCTGCTTTCCCGCTGCAATAATCTGGTAAACAATCGTATCATACTACAAGAGAAATTCAGCAAACAACCACAGGCTACTCCACAGATACTAGCCACTAATGCTATGGATAAAGAGTTAGTTGATAGAGCTATGAAAGTAATCGAAAGTCATATTGACAATGTGGAGTTCAACGTGGATATCCTAGCGCGTGAAACCGGTATTGCCCGTACCAAACTATTTACCAAGTTGAAAGCAATTACCGGACAAACACCCTATGAATTTATTCTAACTATCCGCTTAAAACGGGCTGCTATCATGCTCAAAGAAAACCTGGAACTCAATATTTCCGAGATTTCCGACCGGCTAGGGTTCTCCTCTCCCCGACAGTTTAGTAAATGTTTCAAGGAAAAGTATCGTGTTGTGCCACAGACATACAGAAAAGGAGAAAATGCAGATAACGAAGAAGAATAA